The following are encoded in a window of Solidesulfovibrio magneticus RS-1 genomic DNA:
- a CDS encoding ABC transporter permease, translating to MKRLSGIIVLCALAGVWECVSRAGLVSKLYFPPVSTIAAVFWELTVSGTLPAQAGETFARAVAGLLAALVLAGPLGLGMGTSRRLSALLTPAVELVRPVPPPAVIPAAMLLLGIGTSMKLSVIVFACFFPILVGAVDGARHVEPGFRLTAAAYGLRRSQLLFGVILPAAGPSLAAGFRTAVPMALIVAVLSEMVGASSGIGHYILRMQRTFAIPEMYAGVAWLGILGLGCNLAVERGLSRLLRWHEGWKSGMGR from the coding sequence ATGAAGCGGTTGTCGGGCATCATCGTGTTGTGCGCCCTGGCCGGCGTCTGGGAGTGCGTCTCCCGGGCCGGACTGGTCTCGAAGCTCTATTTTCCGCCGGTCTCGACCATTGCCGCCGTGTTTTGGGAGCTGACGGTTTCGGGGACGCTGCCGGCCCAGGCCGGGGAGACGTTTGCCCGGGCCGTGGCCGGGCTCTTGGCCGCCCTGGTCCTGGCCGGGCCGTTGGGGCTGGGCATGGGCACGTCGCGCCGGTTGTCCGCGCTGCTGACGCCGGCCGTGGAGCTGGTGCGTCCCGTGCCGCCGCCGGCCGTCATTCCGGCGGCCATGCTGCTTTTGGGCATCGGCACGAGCATGAAGCTTTCGGTCATCGTCTTTGCCTGCTTTTTCCCCATCCTGGTTGGCGCGGTGGACGGCGCGCGCCATGTGGAGCCGGGCTTTCGGCTGACGGCGGCGGCTTACGGCCTGCGTCGCTCGCAGCTGCTTTTCGGCGTCATCCTGCCGGCGGCCGGGCCGAGTCTGGCGGCCGGGTTCCGCACGGCCGTGCCCATGGCGCTGATTGTGGCCGTGCTGTCCGAGATGGTGGGCGCGTCCAGCGGCATCGGGCATTACATCCTGCGGATGCAGCGCACCTTCGCCATCCCGGAGATGTACGCCGGCGTGGCCTGGCTCGGCATTTTGGGCCTGGGCTGCAATCTTGCCGTGGAGCGGGGGCTTTCGCGCCTACTGCGCTGGCACGAAGGCTGGAAAAGTGGTATGGGGCGCTGA
- a CDS encoding DEAD/DEAH box helicase, with protein MTVAGKAMQSETPPPPIPDDDQDGRDVAAYVAALIASERLGHLVVHHRVLPARPAVFAEPTRPFSRAVAGLLTAKGIPALYSHQAKATDLARAGRHVAVATPTASGKTMTYLLPVLEEVIRNPDSRAIFLYPLKALAQDQQKAIRELAASLPESARPTTAIYDGDTSPHFRRKIRDNPPHILITNPEMLHLSLLPNHENWSTLFAGLSHVVVDEMHTYRGVMGSHMAHVFRRLTRVCRRFGTDPAYVFSSATIGNPGQLAEDLTGLPVATVTESGAPTAARHFLFLNPEQSAATTAVMLLAAALKRGLRTIVYTQSRKMTELISLWIKEKAGPYASRVSAYRSGFLPEERRDIEAAMASGRLLGVVSTSALELGIDIGGLDLCILCGYPGSVMSAWQRGGRVGRAGRESAVVLIAGEDALDQYFMRHPAEFFDRPPESAVINPANPAIAAKHLECAAAELPIELTDPLLAEAGIRAEAERLEDKGLLLRDREGTRYFAARKRPHRDVNLRGSGGQFTIEAGGAVIGQIDEMRAYRETHPGAVYIHRGVSYLVESLDIPERRVVVAQGTVDYYTRARGQKTTEILDVLGEKTVNGVPVFLGRLKVTETVTGYERRRARGGQLLSIVPLDLPPMVFETEGFWWVIPQDVQAELDKRLFHFMGAIHAMEHAMIGILPLLVLTDRNDLGGISTPLHPQVGRACVFVYDGAPGGVGLTRLAFAKADEALSRTLAAVAGCPCETGCPSCVHSPKCGSGNRPIDKVAARYLLELLMSGKLPETDPCRPEGLISNEPPQPGDPQASPNPKAAVTKKSPGRYGVLDVETRRAAADVGGWGNAHKMGVSVAVLYDSGLDDCITYAQEELPALYEALARLDLIVGFNILRFDYKVLAGASPLDHRKLPTLDILERVHARLGYRLSLDGLAKATLGTQKSASGLEALAWWKEGRIDEIAAYCKKDVLVTRDLYTFGRDNGYLLFSNKAGKIVRLPVEWA; from the coding sequence ATGACCGTTGCAGGCAAGGCCATGCAGTCCGAGACCCCTCCCCCCCCGATACCCGACGACGACCAAGACGGCCGCGATGTGGCCGCCTACGTGGCCGCGCTGATCGCTTCCGAGCGTCTGGGCCACCTCGTCGTCCACCACCGCGTGCTGCCGGCCAGGCCGGCCGTTTTCGCCGAGCCTACCCGGCCCTTTTCCCGGGCCGTCGCCGGCCTTCTGACCGCCAAGGGCATCCCCGCCCTCTACAGCCACCAGGCCAAGGCCACCGATCTGGCCCGGGCCGGCCGCCACGTGGCCGTGGCCACCCCCACGGCCAGCGGCAAGACCATGACCTATCTGCTGCCCGTGCTGGAGGAAGTCATCCGCAACCCCGATTCCCGGGCCATCTTCCTCTATCCCTTAAAAGCCCTGGCCCAGGACCAGCAAAAGGCCATCCGCGAACTGGCCGCCAGCCTGCCCGAATCGGCCCGGCCGACCACGGCCATCTACGACGGCGACACGTCCCCGCATTTTCGCCGCAAGATCCGCGACAATCCGCCGCACATCCTCATCACCAACCCCGAGATGCTCCACCTGTCGCTTCTGCCCAACCACGAGAACTGGAGCACCCTTTTCGCCGGCCTGTCCCATGTCGTGGTGGACGAAATGCACACCTACCGGGGCGTGATGGGCTCGCACATGGCCCACGTGTTCCGCCGCCTGACCCGCGTGTGCCGCCGGTTCGGGACCGACCCGGCCTACGTCTTCTCCTCGGCCACCATCGGCAATCCCGGGCAGCTGGCCGAAGACCTGACGGGACTGCCCGTGGCCACGGTCACCGAATCCGGCGCGCCCACCGCCGCCCGCCATTTCCTGTTTCTCAATCCCGAACAGTCCGCCGCCACCACCGCCGTCATGCTCCTGGCCGCCGCCCTCAAACGCGGGCTGCGCACCATCGTCTACACCCAGTCGCGCAAGATGACGGAACTGATCAGCCTGTGGATCAAGGAGAAAGCCGGCCCCTACGCCTCCCGGGTGTCGGCCTACCGTTCGGGTTTCCTGCCCGAGGAACGCCGCGACATCGAGGCGGCCATGGCCTCGGGCCGGCTCCTGGGCGTGGTCTCCACCTCGGCCCTGGAACTGGGCATCGACATCGGGGGGCTGGACCTGTGCATCCTGTGCGGCTACCCGGGCTCGGTCATGTCGGCCTGGCAGCGCGGCGGCCGGGTCGGCCGGGCCGGGCGCGAATCCGCCGTGGTGCTCATCGCCGGCGAGGACGCCCTGGATCAGTATTTCATGCGCCATCCGGCCGAATTCTTCGACCGCCCGCCGGAATCGGCCGTGATCAATCCGGCCAACCCGGCCATCGCCGCCAAACACCTGGAATGCGCCGCCGCCGAGCTGCCCATCGAACTGACCGATCCGCTCCTGGCCGAGGCCGGCATCCGGGCCGAGGCCGAACGCCTGGAAGACAAGGGCTTGCTGCTGCGCGACCGCGAGGGCACGCGCTACTTCGCCGCCCGCAAACGCCCCCACCGCGACGTCAACCTGCGCGGCTCGGGGGGCCAGTTCACCATCGAGGCCGGCGGCGCGGTCATCGGCCAGATCGACGAAATGCGCGCCTACCGCGAAACCCATCCCGGCGCGGTCTACATCCACCGGGGCGTCTCCTATCTCGTCGAATCCCTGGACATCCCCGAACGCCGGGTGGTGGTCGCCCAGGGAACCGTGGACTATTACACCCGGGCGCGCGGCCAAAAAACCACCGAAATTCTCGACGTGCTGGGCGAAAAAACCGTCAACGGCGTGCCGGTCTTCCTCGGCCGCCTCAAGGTCACCGAAACCGTCACCGGCTACGAGCGCCGCCGGGCCAGGGGCGGCCAGCTCCTGTCCATCGTGCCGCTGGACCTGCCGCCCATGGTCTTCGAGACCGAAGGCTTCTGGTGGGTCATCCCCCAGGACGTCCAGGCCGAACTCGACAAACGGCTGTTCCATTTCATGGGGGCCATCCACGCCATGGAACACGCCATGATCGGCATCCTGCCGCTACTCGTCCTCACCGACCGCAACGACCTCGGCGGCATCTCCACGCCCCTGCATCCCCAGGTCGGCCGGGCCTGCGTGTTCGTCTACGACGGCGCGCCAGGCGGCGTGGGGCTGACCCGCCTGGCCTTTGCCAAGGCCGATGAGGCCCTGTCCCGGACGCTGGCCGCCGTGGCCGGCTGTCCCTGCGAAACCGGCTGTCCGTCCTGCGTCCATTCCCCCAAATGCGGCTCCGGCAACCGCCCCATCGACAAGGTGGCCGCCCGCTATCTCCTGGAGCTGCTCATGTCCGGCAAACTCCCCGAAACCGATCCCTGCCGCCCCGAAGGCCTGATCTCCAACGAACCACCGCAACCCGGCGACCCCCAAGCCTCCCCCAACCCCAAGGCCGCCGTGACGAAAAAATCCCCGGGCCGTTACGGCGTGCTGGACGTCGAAACCCGCCGGGCCGCCGCCGACGTGGGCGGCTGGGGCAACGCCCACAAGATGGGCGTGTCCGTGGCCGTGCTCTACGACTCGGGCCTGGACGACTGCATCACCTACGCCCAGGAGGAACTGCCGGCCCTCTACGAAGCCCTGGCCCGCCTCGACCTCATCGTAGGTTTCAATATCCTGCGCTTCGACTACAAGGTGCTGGCCGGCGCGTCGCCCTTGGACCACCGCAAGCTGCCCACCCTGGACATCCTGGAGCGCGTCCACGCCCGCCTGGGCTACCGCCTGTCCCTGGACGGCCTGGCCAAGGCCACCCTTGGCACGCAAAAATCGGCCAGCGGCCTGGAAGCCCTGGCCTGGTGGAAGGAAGGACGCATCGACGAGATCGCCGCCTACTGCAAAAAGGACGTGCTCGTCACCCGCGACCTCTACACCTTCGGCCGAGACAACGGCTATTTGCTGTTCAGCAATAAGGCCGGAAAGATTGTACGGTTGCCCGTGGAGTGGGCATAG
- a CDS encoding restriction endonuclease: MRDYIHLVENPLPTNWRDLQLGVRNIFREIGYFAEQEYTIETPRGKVCVDVFAVDKVGDHPIKIISECKNWSERVDQSVVHSFMTVMSETGANIGFIISKNGFQAGALEYTKNTNIVCLTFEDLQKKYIDIWFERYFCKEIGIQAYYLHKYTDYMSSVMEFMDEEHWKLVPYKSKCINRLWAVWNARKGFDEHGFVNQDTVIESLYQFNPEIFGDNNLYLREVLKNALLLIQPIVDNLNQKFGDNMVVKMYGKELVGLK; this comes from the coding sequence ATGCGAGATTACATTCATCTTGTTGAAAATCCTTTGCCAACAAACTGGCGAGATCTGCAACTAGGTGTTAGAAATATATTCCGAGAAATCGGCTATTTTGCAGAACAAGAGTATACCATAGAGACCCCCCGTGGGAAGGTGTGCGTTGATGTATTTGCTGTTGATAAAGTTGGTGACCATCCCATAAAAATTATTTCGGAATGCAAAAATTGGAGCGAAAGGGTCGATCAGAGTGTAGTTCATTCGTTTATGACGGTTATGTCTGAAACCGGTGCTAATATTGGGTTTATAATTTCAAAGAATGGATTTCAAGCTGGAGCTTTAGAGTATACAAAAAATACAAATATTGTGTGTTTGACTTTTGAAGATCTACAGAAAAAGTACATTGACATTTGGTTTGAGCGGTATTTTTGCAAAGAAATCGGAATACAAGCTTACTATTTGCATAAATACACAGATTATATGTCTAGCGTTATGGAGTTCATGGATGAAGAACATTGGAAATTAGTTCCATATAAAAGCAAATGCATCAATCGCTTGTGGGCTGTATGGAATGCGAGAAAAGGCTTTGATGAGCATGGATTTGTCAATCAAGATACTGTTATAGAAAGTCTGTATCAATTTAATCCTGAAATATTTGGAGATAATAATTTATACCTTCGCGAAGTTCTGAAAAATGCGCTTCTTTTGATTCAGCCTATAGTAGACAACTTAAATCAAAAGTTCGGAGATAATATGGTAGTAAAGATGTACGGGAAAGAACTTGTTGGACTGAAATAA
- a CDS encoding ABC transporter substrate-binding protein, with the protein MPIAALAAFVLSLFLAVPALAADPAPLKVGYIPVGDCLQYYVAEEEGYFAAEGLAVAGAAMKGGAVIAPAVEGGELGIGWSNTVSIILAHAKGFDFAFLAPGAEGVAGTNDVHALLVPADSPITSVAGLAGKTVAVNTLGNINEAAMRALAQKAGIAPDAIRLVEVPFPDMAGAMAKGSVQAALTLEPFVTDAVSRGAAKVLDPSPHAAFGSPYLIGGWFAKKGWIKSHPAEAAAFARAVAKAAAFIDANPEKARQILSQRTKLAPELAAKIVLPRFPQSLDPKALAGVIDVSARFGLLAKPFPAAEILDAPAQ; encoded by the coding sequence ATGCCCATCGCCGCCCTTGCCGCCTTTGTCCTGTCGCTGTTCCTCGCCGTCCCGGCCCTGGCCGCCGATCCCGCGCCGCTGAAGGTCGGCTACATCCCGGTGGGCGACTGCCTGCAATACTACGTGGCCGAGGAAGAAGGCTATTTCGCGGCCGAAGGGCTGGCCGTGGCCGGCGCGGCCATGAAGGGCGGCGCGGTCATCGCCCCGGCCGTGGAAGGCGGCGAGCTGGGCATCGGCTGGTCCAACACCGTATCCATCATCCTGGCCCACGCCAAGGGCTTCGACTTCGCCTTCCTGGCCCCCGGGGCCGAGGGCGTGGCCGGAACCAACGACGTCCATGCCCTGCTCGTGCCGGCGGACTCCCCCATCACGTCCGTGGCCGGGCTGGCCGGCAAGACCGTGGCCGTAAACACCCTGGGCAACATCAACGAGGCGGCCATGCGCGCCCTGGCCCAGAAGGCCGGCATCGCCCCGGACGCCATCCGGCTGGTGGAGGTGCCCTTCCCGGACATGGCCGGAGCCATGGCCAAGGGTTCGGTCCAGGCGGCGCTGACCCTGGAACCTTTCGTCACCGACGCCGTGTCGCGCGGCGCGGCCAAGGTCCTCGACCCCTCGCCCCATGCCGCCTTCGGCAGCCCGTATCTCATCGGCGGCTGGTTCGCCAAAAAGGGCTGGATCAAGTCCCATCCGGCCGAGGCGGCGGCTTTTGCCCGGGCCGTGGCCAAGGCGGCGGCCTTTATCGACGCCAACCCGGAAAAGGCGCGGCAGATCCTCAGCCAGCGCACCAAGCTGGCCCCGGAGCTGGCCGCCAAAATCGTGCTGCCGCGCTTCCCCCAGAGCCTTGACCCCAAGGCCCTGGCCGGCGTCATCGACGTGTCGGCCCGGTTCGGGCTTCTGGCCAAGCCCTTCCCGGCAGCCGAGATCCTGGACGCGCCGGCCCAGTAG
- a CDS encoding FAD-dependent oxidoreductase, with the protein MAQQTVTIHGIENGQRVQSRILEERIQRAVTQGARDLIVEAFGQHGIGGRLWVSREEPINVRITGSPGQRTGSMGFPGTRIDIDGSVSDDIGWLNAGADIVVRGNAGNGACNAMAQGKVMIAGNIGSRGMTMTKQNPKYAAPELFVLGSVGDYFAEFMAGGTAVVCGFEPQNPDNVLGYRPCVGMVGGRIFFRGPHKGFSLADAKLVAIDDATFGWLTENLGKFLDAIGRPELFDTLSKRDDWQLIAARSPYEKTGKTRRPMGEFRAQVWDAELGRGGLIGDLDDSDRSTIGLIVTGELRRFVPVWENKKYLAPCQASCPTGIPVQERWQLVRDGLMDEAMDLALAYTPFPATVCGYLCPNLCMQGCTRNVGTLKPLDTAMLGKANVKAGKMPKLPELSGKRVAVIGGGPAGMSVAWQLRLAGHEAVIYDPAEKLGGKITSSIPSSRIPADVLDAEIARAREILPHIQTQKALSADEFAQIVTDYDYVVLAVGANKPRMLPVPGKELATPALTFLKAAKKGEGKVGKRVVIIGAGNVGCDVATEAARLGAESITLIDIQKPAAFGKEKHDAEEVGAVFKWPCFTKEITPEGVMLQSGELIPADTVLLSVGDVPDIEFLGDTIATERGHVKVNSIFQTTNPKVFAIGDIVKPGLLTQAIGMGRDAARAIDEILTGKRPCEDTRKMIDYKRAKLEYFDPRVLEFNDLDSCASQCSSCGACRDCGLCETLCPVGAISRQQKEGKEFAMVSDPEKCIGCGFCANACPCGVWSWVENTPLTT; encoded by the coding sequence ATGGCACAGCAAACCGTCACCATACACGGCATAGAAAACGGACAACGCGTCCAGTCCCGCATCCTGGAGGAGCGCATCCAGCGCGCCGTCACCCAGGGCGCGCGCGACCTTATTGTTGAAGCCTTCGGCCAGCACGGCATCGGCGGCCGGTTGTGGGTCTCCCGCGAGGAGCCGATCAACGTGCGCATCACCGGCTCGCCCGGCCAGCGCACCGGCTCCATGGGCTTCCCCGGCACCCGCATCGACATCGACGGCTCGGTCTCCGACGACATCGGCTGGCTCAACGCCGGAGCCGACATCGTCGTACGCGGCAACGCCGGCAACGGCGCTTGCAACGCCATGGCCCAGGGCAAGGTCATGATCGCCGGCAACATCGGTTCGCGCGGCATGACCATGACCAAGCAGAACCCCAAGTACGCCGCGCCGGAACTCTTTGTCCTGGGCAGCGTCGGCGACTACTTCGCCGAATTCATGGCCGGCGGCACGGCCGTGGTCTGCGGCTTCGAACCGCAAAACCCGGACAACGTGCTCGGCTACCGCCCCTGCGTCGGCATGGTGGGCGGGCGCATCTTCTTCCGCGGCCCCCACAAAGGGTTTTCCCTGGCCGACGCCAAGCTCGTGGCCATCGACGACGCCACGTTTGGCTGGCTGACCGAGAACCTGGGGAAGTTCCTCGACGCCATCGGCCGGCCGGAACTGTTCGACACGCTGTCCAAGCGCGACGACTGGCAGCTCATCGCCGCCCGGTCGCCCTACGAAAAGACCGGCAAGACCCGCCGTCCCATGGGCGAATTCCGCGCCCAGGTCTGGGACGCGGAGCTGGGGCGCGGCGGGCTTATCGGCGACCTCGACGATTCCGACCGCAGCACCATCGGCCTTATCGTCACCGGCGAACTGCGCCGGTTCGTGCCGGTCTGGGAAAACAAGAAATACCTCGCCCCCTGCCAGGCCAGCTGTCCCACCGGCATCCCGGTGCAGGAGCGCTGGCAGCTCGTGCGCGACGGGCTCATGGACGAAGCCATGGACCTGGCGCTCGCCTACACGCCCTTCCCGGCCACGGTCTGCGGCTACCTGTGCCCCAACCTGTGCATGCAGGGCTGCACCCGCAATGTCGGCACGTTAAAGCCCCTGGACACGGCCATGCTCGGCAAGGCCAACGTCAAGGCCGGCAAGATGCCCAAGCTCCCGGAGCTGTCCGGCAAGCGCGTGGCCGTCATCGGCGGCGGCCCGGCCGGCATGTCGGTGGCCTGGCAACTGCGGCTGGCCGGCCATGAGGCCGTGATCTACGATCCGGCCGAGAAGCTCGGCGGCAAGATCACCTCGTCGATTCCGTCCAGCCGCATCCCGGCCGACGTGCTCGACGCCGAAATCGCCCGGGCCAGGGAAATCCTGCCCCACATCCAGACCCAAAAGGCCCTTTCGGCCGACGAGTTCGCCCAGATCGTCACGGACTACGACTACGTGGTGCTGGCCGTTGGCGCGAACAAGCCGCGCATGTTGCCGGTTCCGGGCAAGGAACTGGCCACCCCGGCGCTGACCTTCCTCAAGGCCGCCAAGAAGGGCGAGGGCAAGGTCGGCAAGCGCGTGGTCATCATCGGCGCGGGCAACGTGGGCTGCGACGTGGCCACCGAAGCCGCGCGCCTGGGGGCCGAGTCCATTACGCTCATCGACATCCAAAAGCCCGCCGCCTTTGGCAAGGAAAAGCACGACGCCGAGGAAGTCGGCGCGGTCTTCAAGTGGCCCTGCTTCACCAAGGAGATCACGCCCGAGGGTGTCATGCTCCAGTCGGGCGAGCTGATCCCGGCCGACACGGTGCTGCTGTCCGTGGGCGACGTGCCGGACATCGAGTTCCTAGGCGACACCATCGCCACGGAACGCGGCCATGTGAAGGTCAACAGCATCTTCCAGACGACCAACCCCAAGGTGTTCGCCATCGGCGACATCGTGAAGCCGGGCCTTTTAACCCAGGCCATCGGCATGGGCCGCGACGCGGCCCGGGCCATCGACGAGATCCTGACCGGCAAGCGTCCCTGCGAGGACACGCGCAAGATGATCGACTACAAGCGGGCCAAGCTTGAGTACTTCGATCCGCGCGTGCTGGAGTTTAATGATCTCGACTCCTGCGCCAGCCAGTGTTCGTCCTGCGGCGCCTGCCGCGACTGCGGCCTGTGCGAGACCTTGTGCCCGGTGGGGGCCATTTCCCGCCAGCAGAAGGAAGGCAAGGAGTTCGCCATGGTTTCGGACCCGGAGAAGTGCATCGGCTGCGGTTTCTGCGCCAACGCCTGCCCCTGCGGCGTCTGGAGCTGGGTGGAGAATACGCCGCTGACGACGTAG
- a CDS encoding glutamate synthase-related protein, with product MQSTAVITPSTLSVNDLPWQIEWDKNTCTLCGRCTSVCPVNAIELGVHRKRTVEALPGLLKKPTNSYSIYHGIRQRTDPAYRCIGCAMCNMVCPNNAIAPRLRPEATTLKFHNNRGGAARTRGGRRNDGGSLLDQIKFIRISMLTDPALDAGRHEFELRTLLGRIQPPEEGLAALANNGWVPAVREIYPLMIGSMSFGALSPNMWEGLVMGVTYLNEELNMPVRMCTGEGGCPPRLLRSRFLKYMVLQIASGYFGWDEIIKALPDMKEDPCAIEIKYGQGAKPGDGGLLMWYKVNKLIAAIRGVPQGVSLPSPPTHQTQYSIEESVAKMIQSMSMAWGFRVPVYPKISGTTTSTAVLNNLVRNPYAAGLAIDGEDGGTGAAYNVSMNHMGHPIATNLRDCYDNLVISGKQNEIPLIAGGGIGKNGNLAANAAALIMLGASAVQSGKYIMQAAAGCVGSEADRCNVCNIGVCPKGITSQDPRVYRRLDPEKVAERLVDVFLSFDTELRKIVAPLGRSTSLPIGMSDGLGISDYHVAERLKIKYVV from the coding sequence ATGCAATCAACTGCAGTCATTACCCCGTCCACACTAAGCGTCAACGACCTGCCCTGGCAGATCGAGTGGGACAAGAACACCTGCACCCTGTGCGGGCGCTGCACGTCCGTTTGCCCGGTAAACGCCATCGAACTCGGCGTTCACCGCAAACGCACCGTCGAGGCCTTGCCGGGACTGCTCAAAAAGCCCACCAACAGCTATTCCATCTACCATGGCATCCGCCAGCGCACCGATCCGGCCTACCGCTGCATCGGCTGCGCCATGTGCAACATGGTCTGTCCCAATAACGCCATTGCCCCGCGCCTGCGTCCCGAGGCCACGACGCTGAAGTTCCACAACAACCGGGGCGGCGCGGCCCGCACCCGTGGCGGACGGCGCAACGACGGCGGCAGCCTGCTTGATCAGATCAAATTCATCCGCATCTCCATGCTCACCGACCCGGCCCTGGACGCCGGCCGCCACGAGTTCGAGCTGCGCACGCTCCTGGGTCGCATCCAGCCGCCCGAGGAAGGCTTGGCCGCCCTGGCCAACAACGGCTGGGTGCCGGCCGTGCGGGAAATCTACCCGCTCATGATCGGCTCCATGTCCTTTGGCGCGCTCTCCCCCAACATGTGGGAAGGCCTGGTCATGGGCGTGACGTACTTGAACGAAGAGCTGAACATGCCGGTGCGCATGTGCACCGGCGAGGGCGGCTGCCCGCCGCGTCTGCTGCGCTCGCGGTTCCTCAAGTACATGGTCCTGCAGATCGCCTCGGGCTACTTCGGCTGGGACGAGATCATCAAGGCCCTGCCGGACATGAAGGAAGACCCCTGCGCCATCGAGATCAAGTACGGCCAGGGAGCCAAGCCCGGCGACGGCGGCCTGCTCATGTGGTACAAGGTCAACAAGCTTATCGCCGCCATTCGCGGCGTGCCCCAGGGCGTGTCCCTGCCCAGCCCGCCGACCCACCAGACCCAGTACTCCATCGAGGAGTCCGTGGCCAAGATGATCCAGTCCATGTCCATGGCCTGGGGCTTCCGCGTGCCGGTCTATCCCAAGATCTCCGGCACCACGACCTCCACGGCGGTGCTCAACAACCTCGTGCGCAACCCCTACGCCGCCGGGCTGGCCATCGACGGCGAGGACGGCGGCACCGGCGCGGCCTACAACGTGTCCATGAACCACATGGGCCACCCCATCGCCACCAACCTGCGCGACTGCTACGACAACCTGGTCATCTCCGGCAAACAAAACGAGATTCCGCTCATCGCCGGCGGCGGCATCGGCAAGAACGGCAACCTGGCCGCCAACGCCGCTGCGCTGATCATGCTCGGGGCCAGCGCCGTGCAGTCCGGCAAATACATCATGCAGGCCGCCGCCGGCTGCGTCGGCTCCGAAGCCGACCGCTGCAACGTCTGCAACATCGGCGTGTGCCCCAAGGGCATCACCTCCCAGGACCCGCGCGTGTACCGCCGGCTTGATCCCGAAAAAGTGGCCGAACGGCTGGTCGACGTCTTCCTGTCCTTCGACACCGAACTGCGCAAGATCGTCGCGCCCCTTGGCCGGTCCACGTCCCTGCCCATCGGCATGTCCGACGGCCTGGGCATCAGCGACTACCACGTGGCCGAGCGCCTGAAGATCAAATACGTGGTTTAA
- a CDS encoding ABC transporter permease has translation MPPASRVAAALWELAASGEVFAEIGRTAGRAVAGFALGGLAGVLLGFGCGVFPGFGRAVGTTAEFLRPMPSVALIPIGILFLGLGFGLCVAVAAFACCWPAYVAARAGAGAAGPELRDTARAYGLGRTESIVFVLAPAALPQIFAGLRTGLAVAVAVAVTTEMAAAPNGLGSFILEASMAGRPERMYAGIVAVGALGAALNALFLALRRRTLVWLPGTGRP, from the coding sequence GTGCCGCCGGCTTCGCGGGTGGCGGCGGCGCTGTGGGAGCTGGCGGCAAGCGGCGAGGTTTTCGCCGAGATCGGCCGCACGGCCGGCCGGGCGGTGGCCGGGTTCGCCTTGGGCGGATTGGCGGGCGTGCTCTTGGGCTTTGGCTGCGGCGTATTTCCGGGCTTTGGCCGGGCGGTGGGAACCACGGCGGAATTCTTGCGCCCCATGCCGTCTGTGGCGCTTATTCCCATCGGCATTTTGTTTCTTGGGCTGGGGTTTGGGCTGTGCGTGGCCGTTGCCGCCTTTGCCTGCTGTTGGCCGGCTTATGTGGCGGCCCGGGCCGGGGCCGGCGCGGCCGGGCCGGAGTTGCGCGACACGGCCCGGGCTTACGGACTGGGGCGCACCGAGAGCATTGTGTTCGTCCTGGCCCCGGCCGCGTTGCCGCAGATTTTCGCCGGGCTGCGCACGGGGCTGGCCGTGGCCGTGGCCGTGGCCGTGACCACGGAGATGGCGGCCGCGCCAAACGGCCTGGGCTCGTTTATCCTGGAAGCCTCCATGGCCGGCCGGCCGGAGCGGATGTATGCCGGCATCGTGGCCGTGGGTGCGCTTGGCGCGGCGCTTAACGCCCTGTTTCTGGCCTTGCGGCGGCGGACGCTTGTCTGGTTGCCGGGAACGGGGCGGCCATGA
- a CDS encoding ABC transporter ATP-binding protein, with product MMLRIEGLTKTYGVNGTPGMCALGGVSFDVPRGAFVSLVGPSGCGKSTLLQCVCGLMRPTSGRVTLGGREIVSPPPEMALIFQNAAASLFPWFTISGNIRFVLRRAAGTKAEKTDKAMEALRSVGLADFAGHYPWQLSGGMQQRAALARGLAYGADILLLDEPFASVDAQTREELEDLLAGVALAQGKTVLFVTHDIDEAVYLSDAVVALTPPPARVAAVLPIDLPRPRDQIASRERRDFLDARKAIHALLRHE from the coding sequence ATGATGCTGCGTATTGAAGGGTTGACCAAGACGTACGGTGTGAACGGGACGCCGGGGATGTGTGCCCTGGGCGGCGTGAGTTTCGACGTGCCCAGGGGGGCGTTCGTGTCGCTGGTCGGCCCGTCGGGCTGCGGCAAATCCACGCTTTTGCAGTGCGTGTGCGGGCTTATGCGCCCAACAAGCGGCCGGGTGACCCTGGGCGGCCGGGAGATCGTTTCGCCGCCGCCGGAGATGGCGCTCATTTTCCAGAACGCCGCCGCCTCGCTGTTTCCGTGGTTCACCATCAGCGGCAACATCCGCTTTGTCCTGCGTCGCGCGGCCGGAACCAAGGCCGAGAAAACCGACAAGGCCATGGAGGCCCTGCGTTCGGTGGGGCTGGCCGATTTCGCCGGCCACTATCCCTGGCAGCTTTCCGGCGGCATGCAGCAGCGCGCCGCCCTGGCCCGGGGGCTGGCCTACGGAGCCGACATCCTGCTCCTCGACGAACCCTTTGCCTCGGTGGACGCCCAGACCCGGGAGGAACTCGAAGACTTGCTGGCCGGTGTGGCCCTGGCCCAGGGCAAGACGGTGCTCTTTGTCACCCACGACATCGACGAGGCCGTGTACCTCTCCGACGCGGTGGTGGCCCTGACCCCGCCGCCGGCCCGGGTCGCGGCCGTGCTGCCCATCGACCTGCCCCGGCCCCGCGACCAGATCGCCAGCCGTGAACGCCGCGATTTCCTCGACGCCCGCAAAGCCATCCACGCGTTGCTGCGACATGAGTAA